The Streptomyces pratensis genomic interval CGGATCGCCGCCGAGACGGGGGCGGATCCCGCCCCCCACGAGGCGCGTGCGGCACGACTCACCGAGGCCCTCGTAAAGCGGCTCTGGTCGCCCGCCGACGGCATGTTCCTCTGCCGCGACCTGGTCGGTGACGAGCTGATCCCCGAGCGCAGTGTCGCCGGGCTCGTCCCGCTCGTCGTCCCCGGTCTCCCCCGGCACATCGTGGATGCCCTCCTCGACACGGCGAGGAGCACCGCCTTCCGCCTCGGCGAGGTCCCGATGGCGCCGTCGTACGACTTCACGGGCCACGCCTTCGACCCGTCCCGTTACTGGCGCGGCCCGGCCTGGTTCAACACCAACTGGCTGCTGGAACGGGGTCTGCGCCAGTACGGGCAGGCCCGCGCGGCTGACGCACTGCGCGCGGCGATGCTGGACGCCGCGGGCGCCAGCTCCTTCGCCGAGTACGTGGACCCGTTCACGGCGCGGGCCCGTGGCACCCGCGCCTTCGGCTGGACGGCGGCCCTCACCCTCGACCTGCTGGCAGAGACGCGGCCGGCGGACGGCGGCACCACTCCCACGTCGATCGGAGCACGTGCGTGAACGGCACAGCGGACACCACCCTGGTCCGCGCGGGCACCTTCGCCGTGCTCGGGGCCGACGGGGGTGTGAGCGGCCGCCGCGGCACCTCCCCCGACGGTCTGTTCCATCGCGACGCCCGGCACTTGAGCCGGTGGACGCTGATCGTCGACGGTGCCTCGCCGGCCGTGCTGGTGCCGTCGGACGGCGGGACGGCCGGACTCTGCGTACTCACTCCCCCGGGGACCCGGGACGAACCTGCTGCCTACAGCGTGTTCCGCGAACAGGCCGTGGACACAGGTGTGCTGACGGAGCGACTCCGGCTGGTCAACAACCGGCCCGCACCGGTCTCGGCCGTGCTCTCCGTGACCGCGGACGCCGACTTCGCCGACCAGTTCGAGCTGCGCTCCGACAAGCGCCGGTACGCGAAGGCCGACGCCCTGCGCACCGCGAGCACCCACACGGACGGGGTCACCTTCTCCTACCGGCGCGGCGAGTGGCTGTCCCGTACGGCGGTGTGCTCGTCCCCCGCCCCGGCAGCCGTCCGGCCCGTCGACGCACAGGGCACGGCCCACCGGCTCGACTGGCACCTGGAGCTGCCCGCCCATGGCTCGGCCGAACTCCTGCTCACCGTCACGGCGTACGCGCACGGCGCTCCCGCGCCTGCCCTGACCGGCTCACCGGCGGAAGCCGTCGCGGGACACGCGGCGGACACGTCGGCCTTCGTGGACGCGCCGCTCCCCATGCCACCGGACGCACCCGAGGGCCTGGCCGCGGCCTGCGCGCGCGGACTGAGCGATCTGGCGGCGCTGCGGGTTCCGGCCACCGGCCCCGACGGCGAACACGTGCGTGTGCCGGCGGCCGGCATCCCCTGGTTCCTCACGCTCTTCGGGCGGGACTCCCTCTTCACCTCGCTCTTCGCGCTGCCCTACCGGCCGGAGCTGGCGGAGGGGACCCTGCGGGCGCTCGCGGCGACCCAGGGGACGGAGTACGACACCGGCCGGGGCGAACAGCCGGGACGCATCGTCCACGAGATCCGGCACGGCGAACTGGCCCACTTCCGCCAGGTCCCGTACGGGCGTTACTACGGTTCGGTGGACGCCACCCCGCTCTTCCTGGTGCTCCTGCACGGCTACACCGAGGCCACGGGTGACCGCACACTCGCCGCCCGCCTGGAACACCAGGCGCGGGCCGCCGTGGCCTGGATGTTCCGTGACGGCGGACTGGACGACAGCGGCTACCTGGTCTACTCGCCCGACCCGCAGGGTCTGGTGAACCAGAACTGGAAGGACTCCGAGGGCGCCATCTGCTTCCTCGACGGCACCCAGGCCGAGGGGCCGATAGCCGTGGCGGAGGCACAGGGGTACGCGTACGACGCACTGCTGCGTACCGCGTGGCTGGCCCGCTCGCTGTGGGACGACGCCCCGTACGCGGAGCGGCTCGAGGACGCCGCCGCAGATCTGCGGGTCCGGTTCCTGCGGGACTTCTGGATGCCCGGACCCGACTTCCCCGCCCTCGCTCTCGACGGCCGGGGCAGGCAGGTCGACTCGCTGGCTTCGGACGCCGGGCATCTTCTGTGGTCCGGCATCCTGGACGAACGGCACGCACAGCGCGTGGGACGGCGTCTGCTGGAACCGGACTTCTTCTCGGGCTGGGCCATCCGTACGCTGGCGTCCGGTCAGCCCGGATACCATCCCCTCTCGTATCACCGGGGCACGTCCTGGCCGCACGACAACGCGGTCATCCTGCTCGGCCTGGCGCGGTGCGGTCTGGCGGACGAGGCCCGAACGGTCGCCCTGGGGCTGCTGGAGGCGTCGGCGCACCACGGCCACCGGCTTCCCGAGGTCATGGCGGGCTACTCCCGTGCCCAGCACCCCCGCCCGGTGCCGTATCCACACTCCTGCTCACCGCAGGCCTGGGCGGCGGCGACGCCTCTGGCCGTTCTCACGGCGCTGCGGGAGGTGGACCAGCTCCCGGACCCCGGCGTCGGGCCGTAGGAGGGGACGCACAGGACGGGCCCGCGAGCGGGCCCGTCCGGCCGCACCTGCACCCCGTACGTGTCCCCCGACGAGTTTTCGCCTGCCGGGCGTCAAAGGAACGGGCACAGTCGTGTCCCGAGGTGACGAAGCCGTTCGAGCCGGCGCCGGTGGCGGAGGAGAGTGATGCGTGATGAGGCTTGTCGTACAGGAGTTCCTGACCCTGGACGGTGTGTCCCAGGGCCCGGGGTCCCCCGACGAGGACCGGAGCGACGGCTTCGACCAGGGTGGCTGGTTCGTGCCGCACATGGACGAGGAGTTCGAGGCTGTGGCGGCAGCCTGGCTCGGCAAGGCCGACGCGCTGCTCTTCGGCCGCCGCACCTACGAGAACTTCGCACGGGACTGGCCGAAGATGACCGAGCACCCTTTCGCGCCTCTCATGAACGGCCTGCCCAAGTACGTCGCGTCCCGCAGCCTGGAGACGGCCGGGTGGAAACCGACAACCGTCCTGAACGGAGATGTGGCCTCCCAGGTCGCCGAGCTCAAACGGCAGCCCGGCCGGGACCTGCAGATCCACGGCAGCTCCACTCTGGCCCAGTCGCTGCTGGCCGCGGGCCTGGTCGACGAACTCCGGCTCGTGATCGCCCCGGTGGTCGTGGGCCGTGGCCGACGGCTCTTCCCGGACGGCGGTGCCCCGGCCGGCCTGCGACTCGTCAGCCACAGGACGACACCGCGGGGGCTCTCGGTACACGTCTTCGAGTCGACGGGGTCGCCCGAGCACGGTTCTTACGGGGCCGGAGCCTAGACACACCCGGCGCACACGGATCGCGCCCTGGCGTCGTCGTCGGCCGGCGACGGCGCCACGTCGTGCCCGGCCCCGGGCACGTGTCCCGGTACAGAACCAGCCTGGCGTCGCACCCGCGGCCGGACCGGAAGTGCGCGCAGCCGGCTGCTACCGTCCCCCGCGCCCCTTGTCCTGCAGGCGGCGGCCCTCGTCCCGCAGTCGCGGGTTCTGCAGAGCCTTGCCGTCCGCTTCCAGCATGCGCCCGCGCAGCAGCTTGATCGCGGAAGCCATCCTGCCCATGGAGATCACCTCATGTCGTTCGAACGGACCGGGTGCCCTGAACCGCCTCGCAGGCCCGCTCCCACGCTGCGCGCCGGTCCTTCTCACCCATAATTTTTCCCGCCTCGCGAAAGCGCGTGCAAGTCCGCGGGGCCGCGCCGCTCCCTCCGCACGGATCAGCCTCTGCCGAGCAGGCGGACGCACCGGCCCGAGTGTGCACGGCGACCGGGATCCAAGAGGTCCTGGGCCGTTCCGTAGTCGCGCCGACGGCCCGGCACCGCCGCACACCCCGGTGTGGGACGGCGGGCGCCGGGGGCGGCCGTGCAATGGGCAGGGCGGCCCCCGACGCGTCCGGCCGACACCCGGAACGGATACCCGCGAACCCCTGCCGGACGTTCCGTCGCTGCTGGATCGAGCATCGATCTCACGCTCCGGCGAGTGGCTGGAACGCGTCGTCCCCCTGGGGCGGCCCCCTGGCGGGCGCACCTGTCCGAGCCGTGGGAAAGCGGGTTCCGGTGGAGTCCGGGCGCGCGCAGGTGCCCCCCGGGGCCCCCATGTTCGCTGTGGTAGAAACAGACCATGCCAGAGGAGACGGCCGCCGAGGGGGACCACCGGAGAGCGTCGATCATCGCAGCGCTCCGTGAAGGTGTGCGCCGTGTCGACGATCTGGCTCGCGACTGCGGCGTCAGCACGATGACCATCCGGCGCGATCTCCAGGTGCTGGAACAGCGGAACGAGATACGCCGGGTCCGCGGCGGTGCCGTGCCCGTGGACGCGTGGACCTTCGATCATCGCCTCGGACGCTCCGCCGCGAAGGACGCGATCGCCGAGAAGCTCCTGACCCTCGTACCGGACAAGGGCGGTGTGGGCTTCGACGGTTCGACGACCACCCACAGCCTCGCACGGTGCCTGAAGGAGCAGCCGGTCCGCGATCTGACGGCCGTGACAACGGGCTTCCAGACCTTCCACGAGCTGTCCAGGACCCCCGGCTGCAGGGCCTACGCCACCGGTGGTGCCGCGGACCGCACACCGGCAGCCTGGTGGGCCCGCTGGCTCAGCTGACGCTCCAGCAGTTCGCCCTGCACACATGCTTCCTGTCCGCCACCTACCTGGACGACTCGATCGGGACGACCGAGTTCACCGCCGACGAGGCAGCGGTGAAGGGCGCCTTGAAGGCTGTCTCCCGGCGGACCGTCCTGGCCGTCGACTCCTCGAAGCTGGGCAGCCGCACCGTGGCCAGGTGCCTGTCGCTGGACGAGGTCGACATCCTGGTGACCGACCTGAAGCCGGAGGACGAGCGGCTGGAGCCGTACCGAAGCCTGGTCGAGCTCCTGTGACGCCGGGCCCACGGGCCTGACGGGCCCCGCCCGTGCGGCGCACCCGGCGCCGGTCCGGGGACGAGGCCGCCACGCGCGCCACGATGCGATCTTCCCCGGGGACTCTCCGGTCCACGCGACGGACGACGGACTTGGGCGGTCGACGCGCGTACGCGTTCGGCCGCACCCACTCGGCTCCCGCGGAACGCCGCCTCCCGGCCTCCTCGCCCGATGGCGTGAGGGCCGGGAGGCCGGGGTGTGTCAGGTCCCGCTCCAGGACCGGATCCCCGTCTAATTCCGGGCCGCCGCCTTGCCTGCGCTGCCGTTGATGACGAACTGTGATCCGGGTTCGATCACGACGTCACCGTCGGCCGAGCCGGTGATGGTCACGTGCGTCAGGGTCGCACTGCCGCGGGCACCTCCATGGGCCAGGATCCCGGACCCGTTGACGGAATTGTGGATACGGACGCCCGAGACCTGCGCCCCGGGGACGGAGCCGCCGCCCGACTTGAACTGGATGCCGTCGTACGTCGAGTCATGGATGTCGGTGTCCCGGATCGTGACACCGGGAATGTCCTGACCTGCCGCGAACAGCGTGATGGCACCGAACTCCTGGGCCTCGCCCCAGAAGGCCCCGCCCGTGCGGTGGAGTGCGTTGTTGGCGATCAGCGTCTTCCCGGAGAAGGGCAGCGGATCATGGTCCGTCGCCAGCATGATCCCGGGGTAGTTCATCGTGTCGGAGATGATGTTGTTCTCGATCGTGTTGCCGTAACCTCCGTAGATCGCGATGCCGTTGGCCCTCCACGGCAGCTGGATCGTGTTGTTGCGGAAGTGGTTGTCATGGCCGATGTCCACCGAGGGGTTCTTCACGTACTTGCTCGACCACACGGCCAGCGCGTCGTCACCGGTGTTCCTGAACGACGAATTGAACACGGTCGAATTACGCGTTCCGTTGGCGAAGTTGATGCCGTCCGCGTAGGTGTTCCGAATGCGCATGCCGGTGAACTCGACTCCGTCGCCGGGCCCCCAGAGGTCCGGGATGTTGTCGTGGTCGCGACCGACCCAGACTCCCGCGTTCGCGTGCTCCAGCCACACGTTGGTGATCTCGGTGTCCTTGCCGAAGCGTCCGTTCAGGCCCACTCCGCCCTCGGCGTTGCCGTCCCCGCCGCGGATGGTCCCCGAGCCGAAGATCGCCAGGTCCGAGATCTTGGTGTTGTCGTCGATGTCGAATCCGAAGTTCCCCTCGTGCGGGTGGTTGATGCCTCCCGCGTCCTGGGGCTGGGTCAGGGTGTACAGCTGGGAGTGCCACATGCCCGCGCCCCGGACCGTGACGTCCCTGATCCCGACCTGGTTGAACTGACCTCGGTTCAGCGGGTCGTCGGTCAGGATCTTCTGCTCCTGCCTCCACTGCCCCTGTGGGATCCACACGCAGCCGATGTCACCGTTCTGATCAGCCGTCACCGCCCGCTGGATGGCGTCCGTATCGTCGATCCCGTCGTTCGGGACGGCCCCGTACGTCGTGATCGAGGTACATCCGGCCGGCTGGCTCGCCGGGGGCGCCACCTGCTCCAGGTCGACGAGGTCGATGATGTAGAAGGAGGCCGAGTCACCCGCGTCGCGCTGGAGACGGAACTTCGTCCCGGCGGGATAGGTCCGGCCGAGCAGGGCGTTGGACTCGTCGAACAGCCTGCGGGCGTCAGCCTGCGGCTGGTTGGTCAGACCTTCCGGGCTGTCGGTGTCGCCGTACAGCCAGCTGTGCTTGGAGGAGAGAGTCAGCTTCCGGACGAAGGTGTTGTCGGCGTACAGACTGATGGTGGCCTCCGCCCCGCCGCCTCCGGGGGCGTCGGGGACGGAGTTGCGTACCACGATCGAGTTCGACGGCACGGTCGAGGTGACCTCGACGTACTCGCCGGTGGAGTTCAGCCGGACGGATTCGCGGCCGGACGACTCCGTGGCGAAGTTGGTGTGACCGAAAGTGCGCTTCTGGTCGGACTTGAGCAACGTCCCCTTGTAGGAGCCCTGTTCCGCCTCGTACTCGGTGTAGGGCACCGCCGCTCCGCGACCGACCACCAGGGCGCGTGAGAATACGTTGTTGTTCTCGTTCGTCTCGGTGACGACGCCGGTCGCGTCCGCGGTGGCGGTCAGATTGGCCCCGCCGCTCTTCGCGGTCCAGTTCCCGCCGATCGCCACGGTGACCGTACCTCCGGCGGGGACCGCTCCGGTCGCGCCGTTCAGTGTGGTGTCCTCCACCAGGAGTCGGGTGACCGTCGGGGAACTCACTTCAGCCGTACCACGGTTGCGGACGGACACGCTGAAGGTGACCGCGGCCCCGACGGCTGGGCTCGACGGACTGGAGGTGATGCCGAGCACCTCCAGGTCGGGCCCGGGGCTCTGGCCGACC includes:
- a CDS encoding glycogen debranching N-terminal domain-containing protein, translating into MNGTADTTLVRAGTFAVLGADGGVSGRRGTSPDGLFHRDARHLSRWTLIVDGASPAVLVPSDGGTAGLCVLTPPGTRDEPAAYSVFREQAVDTGVLTERLRLVNNRPAPVSAVLSVTADADFADQFELRSDKRRYAKADALRTASTHTDGVTFSYRRGEWLSRTAVCSSPAPAAVRPVDAQGTAHRLDWHLELPAHGSAELLLTVTAYAHGAPAPALTGSPAEAVAGHAADTSAFVDAPLPMPPDAPEGLAAACARGLSDLAALRVPATGPDGEHVRVPAAGIPWFLTLFGRDSLFTSLFALPYRPELAEGTLRALAATQGTEYDTGRGEQPGRIVHEIRHGELAHFRQVPYGRYYGSVDATPLFLVLLHGYTEATGDRTLAARLEHQARAAVAWMFRDGGLDDSGYLVYSPDPQGLVNQNWKDSEGAICFLDGTQAEGPIAVAEAQGYAYDALLRTAWLARSLWDDAPYAERLEDAAADLRVRFLRDFWMPGPDFPALALDGRGRQVDSLASDAGHLLWSGILDERHAQRVGRRLLEPDFFSGWAIRTLASGQPGYHPLSYHRGTSWPHDNAVILLGLARCGLADEARTVALGLLEASAHHGHRLPEVMAGYSRAQHPRPVPYPHSCSPQAWAAATPLAVLTALREVDQLPDPGVGP
- a CDS encoding dihydrofolate reductase family protein, which codes for MRLVVQEFLTLDGVSQGPGSPDEDRSDGFDQGGWFVPHMDEEFEAVAAAWLGKADALLFGRRTYENFARDWPKMTEHPFAPLMNGLPKYVASRSLETAGWKPTTVLNGDVASQVAELKRQPGRDLQIHGSSTLAQSLLAAGLVDELRLVIAPVVVGRGRRLFPDGGAPAGLRLVSHRTTPRGLSVHVFESTGSPEHGSYGAGA
- a CDS encoding CARDB domain-containing protein encodes the protein MRWKQLGWRFVAGAVTAALMTVGLLPVTASAAERSPDLALGKQVTAGGSHGAHPASNVTDGSQQTYWESPGTFPQWVRIDLGSRFDVDQVVLKLPNTWEQRTQTLGVQGSTDGSSYSALSAAAARVFSPSAGNAVTIGFTAKQVRYIRVQVTANTGWNAAQLSQVEVYGEGDAGPPPANGSNLASNKPIEASSFAQTYVAANANDDKPGTYWESNGHPSTLTVKLGADADVEAVVVKLSPEQVWATRTQSFQVLGRAQAATGFTSLKDRADHVFDPSGNQNTVTIPVSGRYADVRLSFFTNTGAPGAQVAEIQVVGTAAPNPDLTVSELTWSPASPSEKDDVTVDATVRNTGSAAASATAVEVSLEGVVAGSAQVNGLAAGASVTVAVGVGKRPMGTYGVSAVVDPTDTVVEQDNSNNSRTASSKLVVGQSPGPDLEVLGITSSPSSPAVGAAVTFSVSVRNRGTAEVSSPTVTRLLVEDTTLNGATGAVPAGGTVTVAIGGNWTAKSGGANLTATADATGVVTETNENNNVFSRALVVGRGAAVPYTEYEAEQGSYKGTLLKSDQKRTFGHTNFATESSGRESVRLNSTGEYVEVTSTVPSNSIVVRNSVPDAPGGGGAEATISLYADNTFVRKLTLSSKHSWLYGDTDSPEGLTNQPQADARRLFDESNALLGRTYPAGTKFRLQRDAGDSASFYIIDLVDLEQVAPPASQPAGCTSITTYGAVPNDGIDDTDAIQRAVTADQNGDIGCVWIPQGQWRQEQKILTDDPLNRGQFNQVGIRDVTVRGAGMWHSQLYTLTQPQDAGGINHPHEGNFGFDIDDNTKISDLAIFGSGTIRGGDGNAEGGVGLNGRFGKDTEITNVWLEHANAGVWVGRDHDNIPDLWGPGDGVEFTGMRIRNTYADGINFANGTRNSTVFNSSFRNTGDDALAVWSSKYVKNPSVDIGHDNHFRNNTIQLPWRANGIAIYGGYGNTIENNIISDTMNYPGIMLATDHDPLPFSGKTLIANNALHRTGGAFWGEAQEFGAITLFAAGQDIPGVTIRDTDIHDSTYDGIQFKSGGGSVPGAQVSGVRIHNSVNGSGILAHGGARGSATLTHVTITGSADGDVVIEPGSQFVINGSAGKAAARN